The proteins below are encoded in one region of Segatella copri:
- a CDS encoding Abi family protein, whose protein sequence is MEADKTSHQFKPNSRFEDAVALYNFDMELRDLMFKAIQRLEIALRTKIIQEFSLEHGPFWFFDTSLADDEHKFIENMNSIDRELQRSKEDFIKEHRRNYDKPIFPPAWKTLELASFGTLSKLYYNFCDKKLKKRVARQFNLPQHEVLESWMRSVTVLRNCCAHHSRLWNRYLSTAPQMSASLRGAWVNIEGVDANKVYAIACCIAYWLDSMGYGLDFKNKLKSLLASYSQVDPTAMGFPENWISEPLWR, encoded by the coding sequence ATGGAGGCAGATAAAACTTCACATCAATTTAAGCCTAATAGTAGATTTGAAGATGCCGTAGCTCTCTACAACTTTGATATGGAGTTGAGAGACTTGATGTTCAAAGCTATCCAACGATTAGAGATAGCTTTGCGCACAAAAATTATACAAGAGTTCTCATTGGAACATGGACCATTTTGGTTCTTTGATACAAGCCTTGCTGATGACGAACATAAGTTTATTGAGAATATGAACTCCATAGACAGAGAGCTTCAACGTAGTAAAGAGGACTTTATCAAGGAGCATAGGCGCAACTATGACAAGCCAATTTTCCCACCAGCATGGAAAACTCTTGAACTGGCATCTTTCGGTACGCTTTCAAAACTCTATTACAATTTCTGTGACAAGAAATTGAAGAAGCGTGTAGCTCGTCAGTTCAATCTTCCTCAGCATGAGGTATTGGAAAGCTGGATGCGTAGCGTAACTGTCTTGAGAAACTGTTGCGCTCACCACTCACGCCTCTGGAACCGTTATCTTTCTACAGCTCCTCAAATGAGCGCTTCTTTACGTGGTGCATGGGTGAACATAGAAGGTGTAGATGCAAACAAAGTATATGCTATAGCCTGTTGTATTGCATATTGGCTTGATTCCATGGGATACGGATTGGACTTCAAGAACAAGCTCAAATCCTTACTCGCTTCTTATTCACAGGTAGATCCGACAGCTATGGGGTTTCCTGAAAATTGGATTTCCGAGCCCCTATGGAGATAA
- a CDS encoding DUF4988 domain-containing protein, producing the protein MKRKYFSALLMGALTIASVSTFTSCKDYDDDISSLQSQIDKLNEMVSKIQGQIDNGAILTSVTPVENGLKITLNQNGNPKDYIITNGKDGAKGEAGAAGAPGTPGKDADVWKIGDDGYWYKNDTKTDYKAVGTDGAAGAAGTAGTPGAPGKDGKYYEPNASTGTFWEVNGETKRDTGISYVSAKTLTAIWTEDALTLNNVSGVEGGKIVINLTSKLLSLVFSPKAYWEGIETIPVYSFDYNPIELAKADVTKNQIDDLGTENSGNHVSIVTDAVASYYLNPSNASVDTKDLSHYSLLLNTADILTRATSNDIKITKVDKDNENGMIKVHFGMANGNALTETNNKVDVAALRYKYTIKKDDKEVKDTLVTSDFAALKHFKITDFSINKVATEGTVDKQDAACQTLATTASDAVNDVHAPVLTIPYNDEKGIHLDNWMDVHYKLNNQYSLWGGQTTINEQNFKLKYELIGYISPNYDTNESDHATIEGDLFKVKGYKDDATGRQIIGRTPLVRVTLVDGNSGDAIASVGYIKVEITDINATPETVESDGIKKDYTVGCAGNVLDGVQAITWDEVESKVLAKIDMSKSEFEANYKFVDGIQYKQNAQNGFDVLTPSVGTVVSTTDAVGGHQTNVLKWTVTENEAYQLLKKDGDVITIWVKFAPKATARALKDIYVKLSWTAPKVHNTPTATIKDSDKKAAAWHKANANTAGFDQLHIQVGNATQNGATCEFDNLVVASTFNSTLVEIVKNQIKDQYAALAGAASVTYKFAPTADQSHKTFYGAKSNTKYDISVSTDGTTISASAGTVSHELATITAADGTINVKKNVYTKDILNKYGSVSELADALTFTVLADVKTCDPASDLINLTNKMFDVKVIKPLFVKSVSVPAMTLNNYSSMTNVPVKFEFVDFNNYTQAKFYANSNSQVAFKNFYKIASIKKDGDITTNYSGAWKKIDEDDIKVTYNEGTLAVGGNGVVSDFGTVSLVQVNQSRANGFDVKIPVAITYNWGTLYTNIQFHVNPASAAARKH; encoded by the coding sequence ATGAAAAGAAAGTATTTTAGCGCGCTGCTTATGGGTGCATTGACAATTGCCTCGGTAAGCACATTTACTTCTTGTAAAGACTACGACGATGACATCAGCAGCTTGCAGTCTCAGATTGACAAGTTGAATGAGATGGTAAGTAAGATCCAGGGTCAAATTGACAATGGCGCAATTCTGACTAGTGTTACTCCTGTAGAGAACGGTCTGAAAATCACATTGAATCAGAATGGTAATCCAAAAGATTACATTATCACAAATGGTAAAGACGGAGCCAAAGGTGAAGCGGGTGCTGCTGGTGCCCCAGGTACACCAGGTAAGGATGCTGACGTTTGGAAGATCGGTGACGATGGCTACTGGTACAAGAATGACACAAAGACAGATTACAAGGCTGTAGGTACTGATGGTGCTGCTGGTGCTGCTGGCACAGCTGGAACTCCTGGCGCTCCTGGTAAGGATGGTAAGTACTATGAGCCAAATGCATCTACTGGTACATTCTGGGAGGTTAATGGTGAGACCAAGAGAGATACTGGTATCTCTTATGTAAGTGCCAAAACTCTTACTGCCATTTGGACAGAAGATGCTCTTACACTCAACAATGTAAGTGGTGTAGAAGGCGGCAAGATTGTCATCAACTTGACTAGCAAGCTGTTGTCTTTAGTTTTTAGTCCAAAGGCTTATTGGGAAGGTATTGAGACTATTCCAGTTTACTCTTTCGACTACAATCCTATTGAGTTGGCGAAGGCTGATGTTACAAAGAATCAGATAGACGATTTGGGTACAGAAAATTCAGGAAATCATGTATCAATTGTTACTGACGCTGTAGCTTCTTACTATCTCAATCCATCTAATGCGTCAGTTGACACTAAAGATCTCAGCCATTATTCATTATTGCTTAACACTGCGGACATTTTGACTCGTGCTACTAGCAATGACATCAAGATTACCAAGGTGGATAAAGACAACGAAAATGGTATGATTAAAGTTCACTTCGGTATGGCTAACGGAAATGCTTTGACAGAAACAAACAACAAGGTTGATGTTGCAGCACTTCGTTACAAGTATACTATTAAGAAAGATGATAAAGAAGTAAAGGATACTCTCGTAACATCTGATTTTGCTGCTCTCAAGCATTTCAAGATTACAGACTTCTCTATCAACAAGGTTGCTACTGAGGGAACTGTTGATAAGCAGGATGCTGCTTGCCAGACATTGGCTACCACAGCAAGCGACGCAGTGAATGACGTTCATGCTCCTGTATTGACTATTCCATACAATGATGAGAAGGGTATTCACCTCGACAATTGGATGGATGTTCACTATAAGTTAAACAACCAATATTCTCTCTGGGGTGGACAGACCACGATTAACGAGCAGAACTTCAAGTTGAAGTATGAGTTGATTGGCTACATTTCTCCTAACTATGATACCAATGAGAGTGATCACGCAACAATTGAAGGCGACCTCTTCAAGGTAAAGGGTTACAAGGATGACGCTACTGGTCGTCAGATAATCGGTCGTACTCCGCTTGTACGTGTAACTTTGGTTGATGGTAACTCTGGTGATGCTATTGCTTCTGTTGGTTACATCAAAGTTGAAATTACAGATATAAATGCAACTCCAGAAACTGTTGAATCTGATGGTATCAAGAAGGATTATACTGTAGGCTGTGCAGGTAATGTCTTAGATGGCGTACAGGCTATCACATGGGATGAGGTTGAGAGCAAGGTTCTCGCTAAGATTGACATGAGTAAGTCTGAATTCGAGGCTAACTATAAATTCGTAGATGGTATTCAATATAAGCAAAACGCTCAGAACGGTTTCGATGTACTTACACCAAGCGTAGGTACTGTAGTTAGCACAACAGATGCTGTTGGCGGTCACCAGACTAATGTTTTAAAGTGGACTGTTACAGAAAACGAGGCTTATCAGTTGTTGAAGAAGGATGGCGATGTAATCACTATTTGGGTTAAGTTCGCTCCTAAGGCTACAGCAAGAGCTTTGAAGGATATCTATGTTAAGTTGTCTTGGACAGCACCAAAGGTTCACAATACCCCAACTGCAACTATCAAGGACTCTGACAAGAAGGCAGCTGCTTGGCATAAGGCAAATGCGAACACCGCAGGCTTTGACCAGCTCCATATTCAGGTAGGTAATGCTACTCAGAATGGTGCAACATGTGAGTTCGACAATTTGGTGGTAGCTAGTACATTCAACTCTACACTTGTTGAAATTGTCAAGAACCAGATTAAGGATCAGTATGCAGCTCTCGCTGGTGCAGCTAGCGTGACATATAAGTTTGCTCCAACCGCAGACCAGTCTCACAAGACATTCTATGGTGCTAAGAGCAATACAAAATATGATATCTCTGTGAGCACAGATGGTACTACAATCTCTGCATCTGCAGGTACAGTTAGTCATGAATTGGCTACTATCACAGCAGCAGATGGTACTATCAATGTAAAGAAGAACGTCTACACAAAGGATATCTTGAACAAGTATGGCAGTGTTTCTGAGCTTGCTGACGCATTAACATTCACAGTCCTTGCAGATGTAAAGACTTGTGATCCTGCATCAGACTTGATTAATTTAACCAACAAGATGTTTGATGTGAAGGTTATCAAGCCTCTCTTTGTAAAGAGTGTATCTGTTCCAGCTATGACATTGAACAATTACTCATCAATGACAAATGTGCCTGTTAAATTCGAGTTTGTAGATTTCAACAACTATACTCAGGCTAAATTCTATGCAAATAGTAATTCGCAGGTTGCATTCAAGAACTTCTATAAGATAGCATCTATCAAGAAGGATGGCGACATTACCACTAACTATAGTGGTGCTTGGAAGAAGATTGATGAAGATGACATCAAGGTAACTTACAATGAAGGCACTCTTGCTGTAGGAGGCAATGGCGTAGTAAGCGACTTCGGTACTGTTTCTTTGGTACAGGTTAACCAGAGCCGTGCAAATGGTTTCGATGTTAAGATACCTGTTGCTATTACATACAACTGGGGTACATTGTACACAAATATCCAGTTCCATGTAAATCCAGCATCAGCAGCTGCTAGAAAGCACTAA
- a CDS encoding tyrosine-type recombinase/integrase: MILRIEIPQELIRQDAEIVIKVSNRNNALGYVIEKGSEHDALQIAKEDTNVCPMLGEYVRELTQRLYRNGKHRSAEIYTCTLRSFMRFRKEKDLQICQLDSLIMEDYESYLRKSGLTLNTISFYMKRLRAIYNKALEQYGLEDRNPFVHSFTKNTPTAKRALTAENIHQIVAATTITEEEALARDLFLFSFYTRGMSFVDIAFLEKGSLKDGQLIYKRKKTGKELRVAWRPCMQEIADRHPSLDGKHLLGIVNQNVVTDVRKQYHYRQCRVNKALQKFTRRIGMPMKVTMYCARHSWATIAKEKNIPISVISDSMGHNSEKITRIYLKSINDDVIDRYNDMLIEAISI; this comes from the coding sequence ATGATACTAAGAATAGAAATTCCACAGGAACTTATTCGGCAAGATGCAGAAATCGTCATCAAAGTAAGCAACAGAAACAATGCACTGGGATATGTCATAGAGAAAGGTAGCGAACATGATGCGCTGCAAATAGCCAAAGAAGATACGAATGTTTGTCCGATGCTGGGCGAATATGTCAGGGAACTCACCCAGCGACTCTACAGAAATGGCAAGCACCGGTCTGCCGAAATATATACATGCACCTTGCGCAGCTTCATGAGATTCAGAAAAGAGAAAGACCTGCAGATTTGCCAACTCGACAGCCTCATCATGGAAGATTACGAGAGTTATCTGAGAAAGAGCGGTCTCACGCTGAACACCATCTCTTTTTACATGAAGCGACTCCGAGCCATCTACAACAAAGCTCTGGAGCAATATGGATTAGAAGACCGCAACCCCTTCGTCCACTCTTTCACCAAGAACACCCCGACTGCCAAAAGAGCACTTACAGCGGAAAACATCCATCAGATAGTCGCTGCAACAACCATCACCGAGGAGGAAGCACTGGCGAGAGATCTCTTCCTCTTCAGTTTTTATACCCGAGGCATGTCGTTCGTAGATATCGCCTTTCTTGAAAAAGGAAGCCTTAAGGACGGGCAGCTCATATACAAGAGAAAGAAAACGGGTAAAGAACTGAGGGTGGCATGGCGCCCCTGCATGCAAGAGATTGCAGACCGCCACCCTTCACTCGACGGCAAACATCTGCTGGGTATCGTAAACCAGAACGTAGTTACTGATGTCAGGAAACAGTATCACTACCGCCAATGTAGGGTGAACAAGGCATTGCAGAAGTTCACCCGGCGTATCGGCATGCCGATGAAAGTAACGATGTACTGCGCCCGTCACTCCTGGGCTACCATCGCCAAGGAGAAGAACATCCCCATCAGCGTGATAAGTGACAGCATGGGGCACAACTCAGAGAAAATCACGCGCATCTATCTGAAAAGTATCAATGACGATGTGATAGACAGATACAACGATATGCTTATCGAAGCTATCAGTATATGA
- a CDS encoding OmpA family protein yields the protein MKIKLFMASTLLVIGSTAAMAQASYTDKDGNEYQFKRHWFLDVQAGGQYTVGEASFSDLLSPNFQGAIGYQFSPVFGLRGQINGIWSKGGWNGYKATKDGTPYTASYKWKYVAPGVDFMFNLSNLFCGWNPNRVFSATAFVGGGINWAGANQEVNDLAANIKNQSNYLLEYLWQGKKVRPYGRAGIDLEFKVSKAVSIMLEGNANMISDKYNSKKADNPDWYFNALAGVRINLGKSYTKKAKPVEEPAPAPAPKQEYVAPKPEPKPAPVEKKVEEIRRDIFFTINSYKIAPSEDAKIREVVDFLNKNTEAKVVVTGYADKGTGNDVINDRIAAKRAAAVVWMLTKKYNIPSERITEESKGARVQPFAENAENRVTIMIAK from the coding sequence ATGAAGATTAAACTATTTATGGCATCAACTTTGCTCGTCATCGGCTCTACAGCCGCTATGGCGCAAGCATCCTACACAGACAAGGATGGAAACGAATATCAGTTTAAGCGTCACTGGTTCCTGGATGTTCAGGCTGGTGGGCAATATACTGTAGGTGAGGCAAGCTTCTCAGACTTGCTTTCTCCTAACTTCCAGGGTGCTATCGGCTACCAGTTCTCTCCTGTTTTCGGACTCCGTGGTCAGATAAACGGTATCTGGAGCAAGGGCGGATGGAACGGATACAAGGCTACCAAGGACGGTACTCCGTATACCGCCAGCTACAAATGGAAATATGTAGCTCCGGGTGTGGACTTCATGTTCAACCTCTCTAACCTCTTCTGTGGTTGGAACCCGAACCGCGTGTTTAGCGCTACTGCCTTCGTTGGTGGTGGTATCAACTGGGCAGGAGCTAACCAGGAGGTAAACGACCTGGCTGCTAACATCAAGAATCAGAGCAACTATCTGCTGGAATATCTCTGGCAGGGAAAGAAGGTTCGCCCTTACGGCAGAGCCGGTATCGACCTGGAATTCAAGGTAAGCAAGGCTGTGAGCATCATGCTTGAAGGTAATGCCAACATGATTTCAGACAAGTACAACTCTAAGAAGGCAGATAACCCTGACTGGTACTTCAATGCACTGGCAGGTGTACGCATCAACCTGGGCAAGAGCTATACCAAGAAGGCTAAGCCGGTAGAGGAACCTGCTCCGGCACCAGCTCCTAAGCAGGAATATGTAGCTCCTAAGCCAGAGCCTAAGCCAGCTCCTGTAGAAAAGAAGGTAGAGGAGATTCGCCGTGACATCTTCTTCACCATCAATTCTTACAAGATTGCTCCTTCTGAGGATGCTAAGATCCGTGAGGTGGTTGACTTCCTAAACAAGAACACAGAGGCAAAGGTTGTAGTAACCGGCTATGCTGACAAGGGTACAGGCAATGACGTCATCAACGACCGCATCGCTGCCAAGCGAGCAGCAGCTGTGGTTTGGATGCTGACAAAGAAATATAATATACCTTCAGAGCGCATTACAGAAGAATCTAAGGGTGCACGTGTGCAGCCTTTTGCAGAAAACGCAGAGAACCGTGTAACGATCATGATCGCTAAGTAG
- a CDS encoding ATP-binding protein, with protein MIITRQKYLEMLVAGQGNGLVKIVTGGRRCGKSFLLFQIFHQYLLQHGVDEGHLIEVSLDDRRNRKLCDPDALLDYLDSRIKSDGKTNFIFLDEIQLVDDFIGVLLSLMHTPNTEVYVSGSNSKFLSKDVVTEFRGRGQEIRIWPLSFSEYYGAVGGERSQAWKDYYTFGGLPQILSLDTERAKRSYLRDIYEVTYIKDIVERNKIKVPEGLRELVRILASGIGSSTNPTRICNTFQSVSQLQITDKTINEYISDIQDAFLIEEALRYDVKGRKYIGTETKYYFCDLGLRNIVLNLRQQEETHIMENVIYNELRMRGYLVDVGLVECWTTDENGKRKRSKLEVDFVVNNGPERVYIQSAFNMPTKDKEKQERRSLINIADNFRKVIVVKDDIKRKIDDDGVVTIGLFDFLLDEQSIERY; from the coding sequence ATGATTATAACTCGGCAGAAATATTTGGAAATGTTGGTAGCTGGTCAAGGTAATGGACTAGTAAAAATAGTAACTGGTGGAAGAAGATGTGGAAAGTCCTTCTTGCTGTTCCAAATCTTTCATCAGTACCTTTTGCAGCATGGGGTAGATGAAGGGCATCTGATAGAAGTGTCTCTTGATGATAGACGTAATCGCAAACTTTGTGATCCTGATGCTTTGCTTGATTATCTTGATTCTCGTATAAAAAGTGATGGCAAAACAAATTTTATTTTTCTTGATGAAATTCAACTTGTTGATGATTTTATAGGAGTATTGCTTAGCCTAATGCATACTCCTAATACTGAAGTTTATGTATCAGGTTCAAACTCGAAGTTCCTGTCCAAAGATGTTGTTACCGAATTCCGTGGAAGAGGACAGGAAATAAGAATTTGGCCGTTGTCGTTTTCTGAATATTATGGTGCTGTGGGGGGAGAACGCTCGCAAGCGTGGAAAGACTACTATACTTTTGGAGGACTTCCCCAGATTTTGTCTTTAGATACAGAAAGAGCCAAACGTAGCTATCTTAGGGATATTTATGAAGTGACATATATTAAGGATATTGTAGAGCGTAATAAAATTAAAGTGCCAGAGGGGTTACGTGAACTTGTGCGTATTTTAGCATCAGGAATAGGCTCTTCTACTAATCCGACCAGGATTTGTAATACCTTTCAATCTGTAAGTCAATTACAAATAACTGATAAGACAATAAATGAATACATCTCAGACATACAGGATGCTTTTCTTATAGAAGAGGCTCTCAGGTATGATGTTAAAGGTAGAAAGTATATTGGTACAGAGACTAAGTATTATTTTTGTGATTTGGGATTGAGAAATATAGTATTGAATCTCAGACAACAAGAAGAAACACATATTATGGAAAATGTCATTTATAATGAACTAAGAATGCGAGGTTACTTGGTTGATGTCGGTTTAGTTGAATGTTGGACAACGGACGAGAATGGAAAAAGGAAACGTAGTAAACTAGAAGTTGATTTTGTAGTAAATAATGGTCCCGAACGTGTGTATATTCAGTCGGCTTTTAATATGCCAACTAAGGATAAAGAGAAACAGGAGCGTCGTTCTCTTATAAATATCGCTGACAATTTTAGAAAAGTAATTGTTGTGAAAGATGATATTAAGAGAAAGATTGATGATGATGGTGTCGTCACGATTGGACTCTTCGACTTTTTGCTAGATGAGCAGAGTATAGAGAGATATTAA
- a CDS encoding DUF4988 domain-containing protein, with protein sequence MKRKYFSALLMGALTIASVSTFTSCKDYDDDISGLQSQIDQLKKTIDEINSQITAGSVLTDVVKNDNGITVKLSNGKTYDITNGKDGKAGSVVKIVDGVWYIDDVSTGLNAKGDKGDPGTPGAAGTGTAGKDGAYYLPKEDGYFYKVDGNTETKTNIMWKTASNDAITAVMGEEDLKLGHVLKSDGTYGEYTISLSNNLRGFVFQKDNDSRAYVDGVPAIRISSFSYNDLSAGATKDSEKEIWTGAKEATVINPETYAYYHVIPANASEAQLKNLMFALEANGDYIQSRAAASKDFAAKPEFVEFKDGILKVKVNVTGTPATDEKITTVALQANRKNGEVVTSDYTTIYKNDMDPLFLADTVKINKKENYHFRRGTVGISNKDTEAGTKVKGYEVWSKDAQKKAEVDTVVAYNGKLDLSTFVGVHQKSKTGCSVVKDLSPLGMSIKYDVVKNYILGEKTKTDQKDFISVSEDGIVTPKVFSTSGEAAIDRTPIVRVSLMNGSKVVEVAYVKIKIVRPEEIIPAKDPIPLTVDNFKFVCDKAGASKTTVEQINVQLYNKLGMSKKEFHTAYPYFTDCSHVKSDVGNVAEIKETDAEGGKTYLYEWTISNDDLWKHAGEEVSNEIVFKNKETGATDSVVVVLKSKIDGVKKTYNVWTKKADADAVKEKAHYYLDYWNNTDNPTYAKLNVQTPNTGDKESKNCKFVCDLNAPFYNVDGQLYLGENITNLQYFFCADKDGVATIKDIDDAKVTFSVENSGLELWASATVGKTTYAKQLIATINNAKSTGVYGVERKNSIELNKDGVLAKYLLNTKKLYTYIGAKANVCKDKDKEVAITFGGKNHFQANFVRPIDIATNANDNFIDGVDLGEKGSYITIEDLISPSDWRLDAKTGAHRLFSDYPTYWDFYGPFEVEALIKQAQCDLNGELQAVPATIVLDQVATISGATTTTKFGYITYRNNGAGVQNAFNVYIPVKVKYGWGEIVTDPIKVNVATTIQANAKKK encoded by the coding sequence ATGAAAAGAAAGTATTTTAGCGCGCTGCTTATGGGTGCATTGACAATTGCCTCGGTAAGCACATTTACTTCTTGTAAAGACTACGATGATGACATCAGCGGTTTGCAGAGTCAGATTGACCAATTGAAGAAGACCATTGATGAAATCAATTCTCAGATTACAGCTGGTAGTGTTCTCACAGATGTAGTAAAGAACGACAATGGTATTACAGTCAAATTGAGCAATGGTAAGACTTATGACATCACAAATGGTAAGGATGGTAAGGCTGGCTCAGTTGTTAAAATCGTTGACGGAGTTTGGTACATTGATGATGTAAGCACAGGCTTGAATGCTAAGGGCGACAAGGGTGATCCTGGTACACCGGGTGCTGCTGGAACTGGAACTGCTGGTAAGGACGGTGCTTACTACTTGCCAAAGGAAGATGGCTATTTCTACAAGGTTGATGGCAATACAGAAACCAAGACCAATATTATGTGGAAGACAGCTTCTAATGATGCTATCACAGCAGTTATGGGCGAGGAAGACTTGAAGTTGGGTCACGTACTCAAGTCTGATGGTACTTATGGTGAATACACCATCTCATTGAGCAACAACCTCCGTGGTTTCGTGTTCCAGAAAGACAACGACTCACGTGCATACGTTGACGGTGTTCCAGCAATCCGTATCTCTTCATTTAGCTACAATGATTTGAGTGCTGGTGCAACAAAGGATAGCGAGAAGGAAATTTGGACAGGAGCAAAGGAAGCTACTGTCATCAACCCTGAGACATACGCTTACTATCACGTAATTCCAGCCAACGCTTCTGAGGCACAGTTGAAGAACTTGATGTTTGCTCTTGAGGCTAATGGTGATTACATCCAGAGCCGTGCCGCTGCATCTAAGGATTTCGCTGCAAAGCCTGAGTTTGTAGAGTTCAAGGACGGTATCTTGAAGGTTAAGGTGAACGTAACAGGTACACCTGCTACTGATGAGAAGATTACTACTGTTGCTTTACAGGCTAACAGAAAGAATGGTGAGGTTGTAACTTCTGACTACACCACTATCTACAAGAACGACATGGATCCATTGTTCCTCGCAGATACAGTGAAGATCAACAAGAAGGAAAACTATCACTTCCGCCGTGGTACTGTAGGTATCTCTAACAAGGATACTGAGGCTGGCACTAAGGTTAAGGGCTATGAAGTTTGGAGCAAAGATGCTCAGAAAAAGGCTGAGGTTGATACTGTTGTAGCTTACAACGGCAAGCTCGACTTGTCTACCTTCGTAGGTGTTCACCAGAAGAGCAAGACAGGTTGCTCTGTCGTTAAGGATCTTTCTCCACTTGGCATGAGCATCAAGTACGATGTAGTTAAGAACTACATCCTTGGCGAAAAGACCAAGACCGACCAGAAGGATTTCATTTCTGTATCAGAGGATGGTATCGTAACTCCTAAGGTATTCAGCACATCCGGTGAGGCTGCTATCGACCGTACTCCTATCGTACGTGTAAGCTTGATGAACGGCTCAAAGGTTGTTGAGGTAGCTTATGTAAAGATTAAGATTGTTAGACCAGAGGAGATTATCCCTGCTAAGGATCCTATCCCATTGACTGTAGACAACTTTAAGTTTGTATGTGATAAGGCTGGAGCATCAAAGACTACTGTTGAGCAAATCAACGTACAGTTGTACAACAAGCTTGGCATGAGTAAGAAGGAGTTCCACACAGCTTATCCATACTTTACAGATTGCTCTCATGTAAAGAGCGATGTTGGTAATGTTGCTGAAATCAAGGAGACAGATGCAGAGGGTGGCAAGACTTACCTTTACGAGTGGACTATCTCTAACGATGACTTGTGGAAGCACGCTGGCGAAGAGGTTTCTAACGAAATCGTATTCAAGAACAAAGAAACTGGCGCAACAGACTCTGTAGTCGTTGTGTTGAAGTCTAAGATTGACGGTGTCAAGAAGACTTATAATGTTTGGACGAAAAAGGCTGACGCTGATGCAGTGAAGGAAAAAGCTCACTACTACCTCGATTACTGGAACAATACAGACAATCCTACGTATGCTAAGCTGAATGTTCAAACTCCAAACACTGGTGATAAAGAATCAAAGAATTGTAAGTTTGTTTGCGACTTGAACGCCCCATTCTACAATGTTGACGGCCAATTGTACCTCGGTGAGAACATCACAAATCTCCAGTATTTCTTCTGTGCAGATAAGGACGGTGTTGCAACTATCAAGGACATCGACGATGCTAAGGTTACATTCTCTGTAGAGAATAGTGGTCTTGAGTTGTGGGCTTCTGCTACTGTTGGCAAAACAACTTACGCTAAGCAGTTGATTGCAACCATCAACAATGCGAAATCAACTGGAGTTTACGGTGTTGAGCGCAAGAACTCTATCGAATTGAACAAGGATGGCGTCCTCGCTAAGTACTTGTTGAACACCAAGAAGTTGTACACATACATCGGTGCCAAGGCTAATGTTTGTAAGGATAAGGACAAGGAAGTAGCAATTACCTTCGGTGGTAAGAATCACTTCCAGGCTAACTTTGTTCGTCCAATTGACATCGCAACAAATGCTAATGACAACTTCATCGATGGTGTAGACTTGGGTGAGAAGGGTTCATACATCACAATCGAGGATTTGATTTCTCCATCTGACTGGCGTCTTGATGCCAAGACTGGTGCGCACCGCCTCTTCTCTGACTATCCTACATACTGGGATTTCTACGGCCCATTTGAGGTCGAGGCTCTTATCAAGCAGGCTCAGTGCGACTTGAACGGTGAACTTCAGGCTGTTCCAGCCACAATCGTTCTTGATCAGGTAGCTACAATTAGCGGTGCAACCACTACCACTAAGTTCGGCTACATCACATACCGCAACAACGGTGCAGGTGTTCAGAACGCATTCAACGTTTACATCCCTGTTAAGGTTAAGTATGGTTGGGGTGAGATTGTAACAGATCCTATCAAGGTTAATGTTGCTACAACTATTCAGGCTAATGCCAAAAAGAAGTAA